The nucleotide window AAGCTCAGCAGAGTCTGAAAGCCGGTCGCATCCCTGAGGCAGATCTTGCCGCGAAACGGCTCTCCCAACTCAGGCCGCCGACCGACGCGGATCTAATGCTTCTCGCGCAGGTCGCGATCGCTCAAGATCGTACCGAAGACGCGCTGTCAATTCTCGACGAACTTCCCAATTCGAGCCCTCTCCGCCCCCAGGCTGCGCTACTTGCTGGACAACTCGAATTACGGCGCGATCGAATGAAGATCGCAGAAGGGAAGTTCCTCCAGGCCATCGAACTCGATCCAAGACTCACACAAGCCTATCGTGAGTTGATCTATATCTACGGCTTCCGGAAGCAGTCAGAGGAAATCGACGAGACCTTTCGTCGCCTATCTCAACTCGGTCCACTGACTGCAAACGAGGCATTTATCTGGTCGTTAATTCGGGGAGTACAGTGGTCGACCGAAGAGATCGTCGAAACCCTCTCCCGTGCAGTTGAAGCAGATCCGAAGGATGACCGTTCTCGGATTGCCCTGGCCGATGCGTTGCTTGAAATGACACGATTCCACGACGCAGAGGCTGTTCTCTCCCCGCTCGATCCCTCGCTACCGGATGCCAGAGCCGCGCTCGGTCGTCTAGCGTTGGAACGAGGAGATGTACCGACCCTTCGAGCGTTACTGGCCGATGGGCCCGACAATCATGCGGGCATTGAACTCCTTCGAGGAAAACTGGCTCTCCAGTTCCGTGATCCGGATGCCGCAGTAGAATCGTATCGATCTGCCCTCGCCCTCAGGCCTAATGATCGAGAGGCTCTTTCAGGCCTGACACAGGCCTTAAATCAAGCAGGAATGCAAGGAGAGGCATTAGAGATTGTTGAGCGGTTGAATCAGGTCAACGCACTCAACAATCTATTGAATGAGTTGCCTTCATTCGATGGAAATCCTGGAGCCGATCGGTATCTGGAACTCGGTAGAATCTGTGAGACGATCGGATTTATCCCTCAAGCTCGGACCTGGTATCAGAACGCAATCCGGACCGACCCCTTTCACAAGGATGCTCAGCGAGCACTTGCTCGGATCGGGGGCGAACCCACCCAAGTTCGCGACATAGAGACTGAGGACAACGAAATCGATTAGGTTCTACTGACAATCACTTGCGGAGTCTGGGCGATCTGTGATTGACTGGGTAACCCGATCGACCCCAAGGAGGCCTCCGATGCGCCGTTTCGAGATGGACGACGAACGATTCCGACGCATCGCCCACATCTTGCCCGGGAAGCCCGGCGACCCCGGAGCCACCGCCAAGGACAACAAGCTCTTCCTCGACGCCGTGCTCTGGGTCGCCCGCACCGGTGCCCCCAGGTCCGATCTGCGGGCCCGCTTTGGCAAGCACGACACGGTCTTCCAGCGGTTCAACCGCTGGGCAAAGACGGGGACCTGGGCCCGGATCATGGAGGCCCTCGGCGGCGACGCTGACCTGGAAAACCTGCTCATCGATTCCACCTCGGTCCGCGCCCCCCGCCATGCCGCCGGCGCCCGAACAAGAGCGGTGAACAGGCTTTCGGCTGGTCCCGGGGCGGCCTGACGACGAAGCTGCACCTGACTGCCGACGCGTTGGGCAACCCGGTTCGGCTGATCCTCACCAGCGGCCAGGCACATGACATGTCCCAGGTGAGAGCCCTGATCGATGGACTCAAATGCGAGCATGTCATCGCGGATAAGGGGTATGACAGCGGCCCCCCTCGTGGCGACGATCGAGGCGGCCGGGGCGACGGCAGTGATCCCCTCGCGGTCCAACCGACGCGAGCCCCGGCCGTATGACAAACACCTTTGCCCGAGAGCGGAACCAGGTGGAGCGGCTCGTCGGCCGACTGAAGGAGTGCCGCCGCGTGGCGACCCGCTACGAGAAGACCGCACGCAACTACCTGGCATTTGCCAGTTGGCGTCCGTCATGGTCCTCCTGGCCTGATTGTCAGTAGAACCTAGTGCCTGCCTCTCAGAAACCCGGATTTGTCGGAGCGAGTCCAGAGGCAGCTCCCGCCGTTCCTCCGGGAATCCCAGGGCCGCCAGCGCCCGGCATGCCAGGTTGAAACTCTCCACCCGGTGAGGTGCTGGAAGGAGAGGTTTCCGTTCCGCCCTGCGAGGCCATTTCCTCACGCCATCCGTCGCCGAAAGGTCGAGCATCTTCCTGGTCGATCAGCCACCGGCCCTCGGGATCAAAGACTCGCTTATTCTCAAACTCACCGAAAGGATCCATCGCCGTTTCGTCGTACGTCGAAAAGGGGTAGCCGGTCGTATGCTGAAAGAAGGCGAGATAGCGGTGATCGAAGCCCATGCCGAATGGAGGACGGGTTTCGAAACCGACCACATTGAATATTTTCTTGTCAACCGGTGCGGTGTGAAAGACCAAGATCATGAACGACGTGGCGACTGTTGCGGCGGCAAGTCCGAATACGATTCGACCGGCGTGAAAGACCGGCATTGGGAACCGAATCATCGTCGGCCCCAGAGAATCGGTTGTGACTCGAAGGACCACAAACGTCACCAGGAACAGGACCAGAAGACACACAAGATCCGCATACCCGTAGGACCACGATCCCGCATTTTCCGTGATTAGTGTTGCAAGCGGTTGATAGAAGTTGAAGGCGATGACGCTTGCAAAAAGTACGTTGAAAAAAACAAGCGCGGCACCCCAGAGACCTTCGCTCATGACGGTGTAGGTCAATCCAAGTACCACGACCACGATGCCGAGGTGTACGACGATTTCCATCCTGTAAAGTCCCCTTCGGACCTCGCAGCGAGGCGGGAATTGGAGAAGGTGGTCTAACGCGCCGAATTATTTGACCACTCGCATGAGTTCTTCGATCGAAGTACGTCCCTGGATCACCTGCCGTAAACCATCTTCGGTCAGGTAGATCATCCCGTTCTTCCGAGCCTCGTCCTTGATGGCCTTGACCGAGGGATTCTCCCGAATCAGCTCACGCATGGGGTCGGTGATGAGTAGGAGTTCGAAAATACCGGTTCGACCCATGTATCCGGTGCCGCCACACATCGGGCATACTTGCTCGGGTTCCTTGGGAGGACGGTAGAAAACATCCACCTTGTCAGGTGGAAGATTTGCCTTCTTCAGGAACTCAGCTTTGGGTTTATAGGGTTCCTTGCACGTTTCGCAAAGCAGTCGGACGAGCCGCTGACCCAGAATGGCCGTGATCGAGTTGGCGATCATGAAGGGTTCGACCCCCAGGTCAAGCATTCGGAAGAGGGCCGTCACCGTGTCGTTGGCGTGGACAGTGGAGAAGACCATGTGGCCCGTCGTCGCCGCTTGACAGGCGATTGTTGCGGTTTCTTGATCTCGCACTTCGCCGATCATGATCACGTCAGGGTCCTGACGAAGAATCGATCGCAATTGTTGGGCAAACGTCTGCCCGGCCTTCGTGTTGATTTCGATCTGCGTTACGTTGTCGATGTGATACTCGACCGGGTCTTCAACCGTGATGATGTTCTTCTGAAAGCGGTCGATCTCTCGAAGACAGGCGTAAAGGGTCGTACTTTTCCCTGAGCCTGTTGGCCCACAGCAGAGGAACATCCCGTGGGGTTGGTTCACGATCTCACGGATCGAGGCCACCATTTTCGGCCGCATGCCGACCTCTTCGAGCCGTCCAACCGATGCGGCGTTATCCAGGATTCGCATCACGAGTTTCTCTCCGGCTTTGGAACCAGAGGTCGCGACACGAAAATCGATCTCTCGCCCCTCGAACTTCGCCGCGAAGGAGCCGTCCTGCGGCTTTCGCTTCTCGGAGATATCCATGGCGCAGAGGACCTTGAAGATGTTGATCACTGCATCACCGGTCGGGCGATCAAACGGCTCGGCGGCGTGCATGATGCCGTCGATCCGGTAGCGTACGGCCAACTGATCAGGACTCGGCTCCAGGTGAATGTCGGTCGCCCGTCGAAGAATGGCGTCGTAGACGAGTTCCTTGGCCCCGATGAATTGTGGCGAGCCTTCGGCCCTGGCCACACGATCCTCGTCAACCTTGCCGGTGGAAGACTTGCCCATGAAGCTGATCGGCGGACCACCGTGATAGTCGGTTCCTTGCTCAACGTTGAAGATCCGACGCTTCAGCAATCCATTGATCAGTTCACCAAAGTGATACGGCGTCAGCACCTTCTCGTCATCGGGAACTGTCTGATTCCTTGAGTAGGCATATGTCAGTGATGGTGCCAAATAGGCGATCAGGAGCAGAACCAGGCCGATCGGATAAAAGGGAATAATCCAGACAAGCAGAAATCCCAGGATCCCGCTGAAGAAGACCAGCGAGTTCCACATTTCGAACCGGATGTTCTGCAACTCGCGGGTGTCATCATCGACCCAGTCCACCGTCTTGACCCAGGCCAGGTAGATCAGGACAACGGGTACAAACTTGAAGAGGTTAAGGTACAGACCGGAACCTCGGAGCGAGTTGATGGCCGCGGACTGGGCCAGAAGCAACCCTGGCAATTCGGCTGCCTCAGCCCCGTTGACGAGACCGAAGAGCGCCAGGGCAATCATCGCCAGGACCAGGCGCGGGCGGATCATGAGTGAAACTCCGAAGCGGCGAAGGACATGGAATACTGAGAACAGAATCGAATCACGAGTGGTGACAAGGGGAACCTCGAACAACGAGGTCCCCCCCGAGACCGCGTCTCAAAGAATACCAGGCTGCGCGATGGTAATTCCCTTCAGCGCCATCTTCAACGCCTCGGGACTGGGAGCGACTTCGAAGGCGGTTGCTCGTTCCACCTTTTCGGCCTGAACAAGTTGCTTGAGACTTTCGGTAAAGTCTTGCATCCCATCCTCTTTGCCGATCCGGATCGCATCACCGAGTTTACCGTCTTCCTCATTAAGGATCAGCTTCCTCACGGTCGGACTGGTGCGCATGATCTCGCACGTTGGGATCCGGGTCTGCCCCGTCTTTTCCGCCCAGTCCTTGGCTGTCGGCAAGAGTTTCTGCGCAATGATGGCCTGAAGGTTAAAGGCCATTGACTGTCTGAGAGCCGGGTGCATATCTCTCGGGAACAGGTCGAGAATTCGGCCGACCGTTGAGGGTGCCGAAGAGGCGTGAATCGTACCAAACACAAGGTGGCCTGTTTCCGCCGCGTGCATGGCCGCGTTGAACGTCTCGCGGTCTCGCATCTCACCAACCAAGATAATATCCGGGTCCTGTCGCACGGCATGCTTCAATGCCGTATCCCAGTCGATGACGTCGATACCGACCTCTCGCTGGTGAACGATCGATTTTTTGTCGACGAACGTAAACTCGATCGGATCCTCGATCGTCACAATATTGCAGCGTTCGCGTGCGTTGACGTACTCCAGCATGGAAGCGATCGTCGTCGATTTCCCCGAACCGGTGACCCCCGCAAGAATCACGATCCCCTGGTCGTGGCTGGCAATGTCAGCCAAAACCGGGGGCAGGCCGAGTCCCTCGAAGTCGGGAACCTGATTATTGACCCGTCGGGCAACCAGGCTGAGCTTGCCTCGTTGTCGAAAGAGATTCACGCGGAACCGGGTCTCCAGTCCATCCGGGTCCGTCACAATATGGGCAAAGTCGACCCCGCCTTCTTCTTCGAGAATCGTCTTTTGCCGAGCCGTGAGCAACGGGAACATGAGCCGCTCCATGTCCGCCGTGCTGAGCGGTGGTAGTTGCATCTGTCGAAGCACACCGGTGAGTCGCATTGCAGGGGAGACCCCGACCTTCAAGTGGAGGTCGGAACCCTTATGCTTCATCACCATCCGGAACAGCTTGTTGGCTTCCGGCTCGCTGGGATTGACGGGCTCGATCGTCTGGGCATCGATACCGGTGGCCATGGTGGTACTCCTGGAACGTTGGACCGGGCGACTCGATCAGGGAATCACAGAAATCGATCGGGCGAACGGGTTCACGAGACTAAGAGAGAGGATCAACGGGCCAGAACCTGGCCAAGGCCACTGCGATGAGCGTTCAGCCGTCACACCTCAACCCGATCTCGGACGGAAACGTGATGGCTTGCAAGATACGCTTTGGTCTCGGCGATCGTAAACTCTCGATAATGGAAAATGCTGGCGGCAAGGGCGGCATCGGCTCCGCCTTCAACCAGGGCGGCTCGTAGATGCTCTGGATGCCCGGCCCCGCCCGAGGCAACAACCGGAATCGTCACCGCATCACTTACTGCGCGAGTCATGGGGAGATCATACCCGTTCTTTGTGCCGTCGGCATCCATGCTGGTAAGTACGATCTCTCCAGCCCCAAGCCGCTCGACCTCCCGAGCCCAGGAAACCGCTTCAAGCCCGGTCGGAATGCGACCACCATTGATGTGCACCTCCCAGACCTCCTGATCGTCCCGCTGCACACGCTTGGGGTCGATATTGACGACAATACACTGGCTCCCAAAGCGCCGAGCGGCACGACGAACAAACTCGGGATCACGAACTGCGGTCGAGTTGATCGAGACCTTGTCCGCACCAGCATTAAGCAACGCTCGGATATCCTCAAGCGTCCGAATACCGCCACCGACGGTCAGCGGCATGAAGCAGACTTCCGCCGTGCGACGGACCACGTCGAGAATGATTCCTCGACCTTCGTGACTCGCAGTGATATCAAGGAACACAAGTTCGTCTGCCCCCTCGGCATCGTAGCGAGCAGCGACCTCAACTGGATCTCCGGCATCCCGAAGATTCAAGAAATTCGTGCCCTTGACAACACGGCCCGCGTTGACGTCGAGACAGGGAATAATCCGCTTGGCGAGCATAGGGGGACGATCCGAGAAGGCGATCACGCAGGATGGGGCCTAAGGTCAGGTGAGTAGAACACGCAGAATCGGCCCTGAATGGACAAATTGTACCCCTCAAACCCGGCTCATCCTAGAGGATCGATCGAGAGACTCTCTCTGATGGGGGTCAGGGCGATTCGTGCATTGGCGACTCGATCATCGCCCTCTGGAATTTAGAGACAGGGTGTCAATGGACCGCGGGCACTCGGGAAGACCATCAAGAAATGCTCGGCCGTAGGGTTTCGTCAGTACGCGAGGATCGAGAATGACCACAATTCCTTGATCGCTTCGAGAGCGGATCAATCGTCCGAACCCTTGTTTCAGCTTCAAGACCGCCTCCGGAACCTGATGCTCCAGAAACGGATTGCCACCTCTCGCTCGGATTGCTTCTAGCCTCGCTTCCAGCAACGGCCGTTCGGGGACGCTGAACGGAAGCTTGGTAATGATCACATTCGCAAGGGCTTCCCCAGGAACGTCCACCCCTTGCCAGAAACTGTCGGTGCCGAACAAGACGCTCCCGAGATTGGCACGGAACGACTCGATCATTTTCGATCGGGGTAAACCATCACTTTGGGAATACAGCGGGATATTCCGTTCGATGAACCAGGGAAGCAGAGCTTGTGCGGCCGTTTGCATGAAGCGGTACGAGGTAAAAAGGACGAACGCCCGGCCTCCCGTCAGTTCGAGATAGGTAGGAATTGCTCGAAGACAGGCCTGTTCGAACCCGCTCGGATCATCGGATGGGTCGGGAATGTTCCGAACCAGATGAAGGCGCGCCTGCTCCCGGTACTCGAAGGGACTGCCAAGCTGAAGTGATTGACCACGACTCAGTCCCAGACGGGTTCGGATGAATCGGAAGTCGGGTGGTGATCCAGAGCAGAGCGTCGCCGAGGCAAGAATGCAGGTTGGCACCTCCTGAAAGAGGAGCCGGTTCAGCACAGGGCCCACCTCAATCGGGGCCGCCGAAAGTGTAACCCGGCGCCTCTGGGGGGGGCCTTCAAGGTCGACCCAGTACACCCCGTCCGGCTCCGATTGGTCCAGCCACCGCTCAATGCTAATGGCTGTCAAATCGCAACGGTCACCAACGGCGGTCAGTTCCAACCGCTGGCCCTCGTCTTCGATCTCCTTGGAACCCTCGATAATCACACTTGCCAGTCGTTTGAGTGATTCGGGAAGTTCCGACCGAAGCCCAATCGGGCGACGCAGCCGACCGTTTGGCTGGCCTTCGGACTCTCTCCATCGCATGATCGCGGCAAAGAAGGCCGAGGAGGCAATCCGCGCTGGTCGGGTGGCATCAATTGCCTCATCAAGGTCGGAGTGAGCCAGCAACCCTTTGCGCGTTCGTTCGTTGTAAAGCCTCCCGAGCAGATACTCAACCTGACCGGACGTAATCCGAAGCCCGAGATGATCTCCCGCGATCGCTTCGAGCGTATGGGCTTCATCGAAAACGACCACGTCGTAATCCGGAAGCAGTCCGAACCCTTCAGCTCGGAGGGCCAAATCACTGAAAAACAGGGCGTGATTGACGACGAGAATGTTGGCCGTCCGCATCCGGCGTCGGGCCTTGAAATAGAAGCAGTCCTGGAATCGAGGGCAGCGCTTGCCGAGGCAGTTGCCGTTCTCACTGGCCACCGCGTCCCAGACAGCTGGGAGCGGCCGGAAATCGAGATCCGAACGGCTTCCGTCCTCGGTCTCCCTCACCCAGGACTTCAAGCTGCTGTACTGGTCGAACTCGTCTGGATGCTGAAAGGTTGCCAAGGCTCGAGCGCCGACCGACTCCAGTCGGCGTAGGCTGACGTAGTTCGAACGTCCTTTGACCAGGGTCGCCGTAAACTCGCTCGGCATAACCGCTCGGAGAAAGGGCAAGTCCTTTTGAAGCAGTTGCTCCTGGAGGCTAATCGTGTGGGTCGAGACAACGACCTTCTTCCCTCCCTCGGCTGCCGCCATGATACTCGGCACAAGGTATGCGAAGCTCTTGCCGACCCCAGTGCCGGCCTCCACGAGAAGATGGCCTCCCTCACTGATCGCCCTGGCCACAGCCTCGGCCATCGCAAGCTGCTCCGGGCGAACCTCGTACCCCGGCATCCGCCGGCTCACAGCTCCGCCGGGGCCAAGGATCGGAGTAGGGTCGAGTACGAGGTGATCCATGAGGGACCGTCCTTGATCGGGCAGGGGCGTCAGTTCCTCGGGGCGAACTTCCGCGGTTCCAACCGCATCAGCGTCTCCCGATTGCTACAGTGGAAGACGTCGATGAATTCGAGGATCGTCCGGTCGTCGCGGACCCATTATTGCCGCTCCTGCGAGGCGTCAACTGCGGCCTTGATCTCCCGAAAACAGGGCTTACAGATCAATGCATTTCGGAACGTCGGCCCCGCAGAGTCTTCCTAAACGAGGTCCTGGAACATGAAGATCGCAGGGGCATGCGAGCCGCAGCGGGCGCAGAGTTGGGGTGCGTAAAGAAACGGAATTCGACCTCGTACGCTGCAGCATTCGAGCCATTGATGCTCCTCATCGACCGTGAGACCCTCGCGAGAAGTTCGCTCCGAGAATTGCCCTGTCTTCGGAGAAAACGATCGTCTTCTTAATCCGAGCATGTCGTACACGCACTCGCAGGATTCGATGAATGAGCGTTCGCAGACCGGGCAATATTCCCAGCGACACATGAACCGATGGAGTTGGCCCTCCCGCTACCCACGCTCGCAACTCGGCAGGGTAGGGGTTTCATGATCGCCCATGTTGGGTTGACCCTCGGAGGACTGAAGCTGCCGTTTCCGGATCGCTCACCGGCGGATCATCCCCTCCGTCGGACTCGACGCAGTCGCATACAGCTTCTTCGGAATCCGACCCGCCGCACTCGCAAGGCGGCCTGCCTCGCAGGCAAGGCGCATGGCGTGGGCCATCCTAAGGGGATCGGAGGCCGAGGCGATCCCGGTATTCAGCAAAACGCCGTCACAGCCGAGTTCCATGGCGATCGCCACGTCGCTCGCGGTGCCGACACCGGCATCGATGATCACCGGATAATCGGGGTCGTCTCCCTTGAGATCCTCGAGAATGATCCGGATGTTGTTCGGATTGAGCACCCCCTGACCACTACCGATTGGACTTCCGGCAGGCATCACAGATGCCGCTCCAGCGGCCTTCAGGTGTCGAGCCATCACCGGGTCGTCGCTCGAATAGCAGAGGACCGTGAAGCCGTCCTTGACCAGGACCTCGGTTGTCTGAAGGGTGGCGACGGGATCGGGCAGCAGGGTCCTCGGGTCGGCGAGCACTTCAAGTTTCACCCAGTCGGCACCAGGGTTCCCAAGTCCTTCGAGCAACTCACGCCCGAGCCTAGCCGTCCGCAAGGCTTCCTCGGCATTGAAACACCCAGCAGTATTGGGAAGGATCGTGTACCGAGCCGGGTCGAGGTAATCGAGGAGATTCCGACCTTCCTTGTCAAACAGACGTTCGCGACGGACGGCGACGGTAACCACTTCTGACCCGCTTGCATTGAGGCATTCCCGCATCAGCTCAAGCGTTGCGTACTTGCCGGTTCCGACAAACAGGCGGCTCCGAAATCGGTGCGAGCCGATCGTCAGAACATCGGGACCAAACGACTCGGTATCCGGTGAGCCCCCACCGACGAGCGTCACGACCTCAACCTCGTCCCCCTCGCCCAGGACGGCCTCGGCATGGCGAGCCCGCGGCACGAGCACGCGATTCACCTCGACGGCCACAAATTCAGGTCGAACCTCAAGATGTTTGAGGACCTCGGCCACGCTGATCGGTCCAGAAAACGTACGTTCTTCGCCGTTGAGAATGATGGTCACGTCAGGCGACCCTCGGAATAGCTCGGTCGTCGGATCGGCCGCATTGGCCGGGATTTGCGTCAACATCTGTCCATCGTAGGGAAGGTGAAAGCGATGGTCAAGCCAGCCCGGTTTTCTGCGGATCAAACACGTCTGGTGACGATCCAGTTGACAGACCGGGGATGATCTCGCATCTTTCCGGCATTTTGGGAGCGGTCGTCGAGTCCGAGATGGTGTCGCTCTCCGTGACATCCGAAACGGACTCAGGAATGGAACTCGCTCTCGTCGGATTTCCAAGGGGGCCCCGTGTCTCATCGCGAACGACGCCGAAAGATGCATCCCCGGCTGGAAGCGCTCGATGATCGCCTCCTTCTTTCTTCGGTCCCAACGGCCATGATTCAGGATCGGGTTCTCTTCGTCGTCGGAACCGATCAAAACGACGAGATCGACGTGACCATTCGGCCGTTTCGCCTGGGGGCTCAGACCATTCCTGTGGTTCGGGTCGCCGGAATACCCAGGTGGTTCCCTTCCACACGTTTTGATCTGGTGGCCGTCAATGCCAAGGCGGGCGACGACCTCGTGACGATCCACGATCGAGGGCTCCCCCTGATCTCCGTTTGGATCGATGGGGGTGAAGGGAACGATACGCTTCTTGGCAGTTCAGCCAACGACACGATCATCGGCGGAGCTGGGAACGATGTGATTGAAGGCCGTGGCCTTGCAGACGTCATCGACGGTGGACCCGGGTGGAACGTGATCAACGGAGTTCCCGCCGCGCTGCCTGCGTCTGGCGATCCCTTCGATTCGAACTTCAGTTCCCACCAGGGTTACGGACATGCCTCTCAGTTTCCCCTTTCGGACTCGTCGCCCTCGTCGATTGCGCTTACACTTGATGAGTGGGCGATCGTTTCAATGACCAATCAGGCCAGAGCCCAGGTTGGGTTACCATCGTTGATGGTCAGCGAGTCGCTCCAGCAGGCCAGTCGAATACAGGCGGAAAGCATGGCACGATTGAACCGAATCGCCCATGTCCTGCCTGAGTCCGAGACACCCACTTTGGCCGATCGGGCTCGAGTGGTCGGTTATGTCTTCTCAGCCCTCGCGGAAAATCTCGCCTTCAACTATCTCTCAGCGTCTGACGCCGTGGAAGGTTGGCTCGGCTCGGACGGTCATCGACGAAACTTGCTCTCATCGGAATACACAGAGATCGGTGTTGCGATTGCTCGAAACGCGATGGGGCAACCCTACTACGTGCAGGTCTTCGGTCGACCGGCGGCGTGACACACGCGCCCAATCCCCACTCGAACTCAGTCAGTTGCCGCCGAGACGTCGATTCCTCCGTGACCCGGATCGTAGAGCACTTCTCTAGGCTCCACACCCTGCCTATCATGGAAGGATGAACACCACGACGACACCAAACCCGATCCTGATCGGTTGTTGTGGATGGAGCTATCCCGACTGGGAAGGAGTCTTCTATCCTCACGGCCTCCACTCCAATGAAGCGCTTACTTACTACGCCGATCGATTTCCGATTGTTGAGGTCGATTCCACTTTCTACCGACCTCCCACACCAGGTCTGATCCGCTCCTGGGATGATCGCACTCCCAAAGACTTTCGGTTTGCCTTGAAGGTCCCTCGCTCAATCACCCACGAAAAGCTCCTGAAAGACTGCGAGGAAGAGGTCGAGGTCTTTGTTTCTGCCGCCATCGGATTGGGTGAAAAGTTAAGTTGCGTCTTGCTGCAAATGGGTTATTTCAATCGCTCGGCCTTTGGAACCCAATCGGAATTCTTACAAGTGCTCGATCGATTTCTCGCCCGATGGCCTTCAGGGCAAGTTCCTGTGGCGGTTGAGGTGCGCAACGCTCGATGGATCAACAGCGATCTGGCCAGCGTGCTTGCCACTCACGGTGCGGTCTTAACGCTTACTGAGCAGTCCTGGATGCCAACCCCGCGTGAGGTGGCAGATCAACTCGATCCATTGACCGGCCCCTTCGCTTTTATTCGCCTTTTGGGCGATCGGCAGGGGATCGAACGAATGACTACGACCTGGGACCGGATCGTTCTGGATCGCTCGGCGGAACTGGCCGAGACGGCGAACGTGATCCAGAGCTTGAGCCAGCACGCTCCCGTCTTCGTCTTTGCAAACAACCACTACGCGGGTCATTCTCCAGAGACAGTTCGACAGCTTCGACGCTTTCTGGAACTTCCTGAGCCCTCACCTCCCGACCGGCCGAAATGGACCCTCTTTGATTGAGGTGATCGGTCATCGAACACGAAATCCTGGATCGAGCACGAGAACGATCCGGTTTTCCACACCAATCGTCGATCGCCTCATGATTTCAGTCGTTCGAGACACCCGAACAACCCGAGAGGCGGTTTGTTGAGCAATGACTGCCCCTGCTTCAGATGCCCGATCGGATCTATCAAGCCCAGACTGGCCCGCGCGCAAGCGCGATTGGCAACGCCGGCTTCCTCGACTCCGGCTTGAGGCGGAACCGATCGAGGAACAAATCGATCGCTACCGACGAGCTACGATTGCGCTCT belongs to Tautonia rosea and includes:
- a CDS encoding CAP domain-containing protein, whose translation is MHPRLEALDDRLLLSSVPTAMIQDRVLFVVGTDQNDEIDVTIRPFRLGAQTIPVVRVAGIPRWFPSTRFDLVAVNAKAGDDLVTIHDRGLPLISVWIDGGEGNDTLLGSSANDTIIGGAGNDVIEGRGLADVIDGGPGWNVINGVPAALPASGDPFDSNFSSHQGYGHASQFPLSDSSPSSIALTLDEWAIVSMTNQARAQVGLPSLMVSESLQQASRIQAESMARLNRIAHVLPESETPTLADRARVVGYVFSALAENLAFNYLSASDAVEGWLGSDGHRRNLLSSEYTEIGVAIARNAMGQPYYVQVFGRPAA
- a CDS encoding DUF72 domain-containing protein; protein product: MNTTTTPNPILIGCCGWSYPDWEGVFYPHGLHSNEALTYYADRFPIVEVDSTFYRPPTPGLIRSWDDRTPKDFRFALKVPRSITHEKLLKDCEEEVEVFVSAAIGLGEKLSCVLLQMGYFNRSAFGTQSEFLQVLDRFLARWPSGQVPVAVEVRNARWINSDLASVLATHGAVLTLTEQSWMPTPREVADQLDPLTGPFAFIRLLGDRQGIERMTTTWDRIVLDRSAELAETANVIQSLSQHAPVFVFANNHYAGHSPETVRQLRRFLELPEPSPPDRPKWTLFD